Proteins encoded within one genomic window of Argiope bruennichi chromosome 7, qqArgBrue1.1, whole genome shotgun sequence:
- the LOC129976113 gene encoding adipocyte plasma membrane-associated protein-like isoform X1: MYLCKGTIIMWNLFVALIAVLVYVFTSDFFKQVNPVKYTSQLPEKFSGGLATNELLDKAERLHENNILWPESFAEYKGQLYTGLGDGRIVRITDKEVVPITRTGKDCEGIFEEHICGRPLGMTFNKEGRLFVADAYHGLFSIDINTGKKVNILPSKTIVEDLPLTLLNSLTFDDKEENLYITQSSSRWNISHVIVSIIEHDTSGRLLKFNMKTKKVSVLLKDLAFPNGVVLSHDKNALLVAEGMQNKVFKYHIGGPKKGLNEELSMLLPGEPDNLKRSKNGYWVTVATARSQENPTLLDRFSDKPFWRALLLHIHRLTTLPISTVLKFVPDKRAKEIGFELLTGRLIADYLLDYGLVLEFDDKGNILRSFHSPSGKITHLSEAFEHNGYLYLGSWRNKYLGRLKL, encoded by the exons gtaCAATAATCATGTGGAACTTATTTGTAGCTCTCATTGCTGTGTTGGTATATGTTTTCACTTCTGATTTTTTCAAACAAGTCAATCCTGTCAAATATAC CTCTCAGCTTCCTGAAAAATTTAGTGGTGGTTTAGCAACCAATGAATTATTAGATAAGGCAGAACGccttcatgaaaataatattctttggcCAGAATCATTTGCTGAATACAAAG gACAACTCTACACTGGGCTAGGAGATGGAAGAATTGTCAGAATAACAGACAAAGAAGTTGTACCCATTACCCGTACTGGTAAAGATTgtg AGGGAATATTTGAAGAACATATATGTGGACGGCCCTTGGGAATGACTTTCAATAAAGAAGGTCGCCTTTTTGTTGCTGATGCCTATCATGGACTTTTTAGTATTGATATAAATACAg GTAAAAAGGTCAATATTTTGCCTTCAAAAACTATTGTTGAGGATTTGCCCCTGACTCTTCTGAATTCTTTGACTTTTGATGACAAGGAAGAAAATCTTTATATTACTCAGTCAAGTTCTCGATGGAATATCAGTCATGTTATTGTGAGCATTATTGAGCATGATACTTCAGGCCG attgcTTAAATTCAACATGAAAACAAAAAAGGTGTCAGTTTTATTGAAAGATCTTGCCTTCCCAAATGGTGTAGTTTTAAGTcatgataaaaatgcattattagtTGCTGAAGGAATGCAAAATAAAGTCTTTAA ATATCACATCGGTGGACCCAAAAAAGGTTTAAATGAAGAGCTTTCTATGTTGTTACCTGGTGAGCCTGACAACTTAAAGCGTAGTAAAAATGGTTACTGGGTTACTGTGGCAACTGCCCGCTCTCAGGAAAATCCTACTTTGCTGGATCGATTTAGTGATAAACCTTTCTGGCGAGCTTTGCTTCTTCATATTCATAGATTAACTACTTTACCCATAAGTACTGTTTTGAAATTTGTGCCAGATAAACGAGCTAAAGAAATAGGCTTTGag CTCCTCACTGGTCGTTTGATAGCAGATTATTTATTGGACTATGGACTTGTCCTGGAATTCGATGACAAGGGAAATATCTTAAGAAGTTTCCACTCCCCATCTGGAAAAATCACTCACCTTTCTGAAGCATTTGAACACAATGGTTACTTGTATCTTGGATCCTGGAGAAATAAGTATCTTGGTAGATTAAAGCTGTGA
- the LOC129976113 gene encoding adipocyte plasma membrane-associated protein-like isoform X2 codes for MWNLFVALIAVLVYVFTSDFFKQVNPVKYTSQLPEKFSGGLATNELLDKAERLHENNILWPESFAEYKGQLYTGLGDGRIVRITDKEVVPITRTGKDCEGIFEEHICGRPLGMTFNKEGRLFVADAYHGLFSIDINTGKKVNILPSKTIVEDLPLTLLNSLTFDDKEENLYITQSSSRWNISHVIVSIIEHDTSGRLLKFNMKTKKVSVLLKDLAFPNGVVLSHDKNALLVAEGMQNKVFKYHIGGPKKGLNEELSMLLPGEPDNLKRSKNGYWVTVATARSQENPTLLDRFSDKPFWRALLLHIHRLTTLPISTVLKFVPDKRAKEIGFELLTGRLIADYLLDYGLVLEFDDKGNILRSFHSPSGKITHLSEAFEHNGYLYLGSWRNKYLGRLKL; via the exons ATGTGGAACTTATTTGTAGCTCTCATTGCTGTGTTGGTATATGTTTTCACTTCTGATTTTTTCAAACAAGTCAATCCTGTCAAATATAC CTCTCAGCTTCCTGAAAAATTTAGTGGTGGTTTAGCAACCAATGAATTATTAGATAAGGCAGAACGccttcatgaaaataatattctttggcCAGAATCATTTGCTGAATACAAAG gACAACTCTACACTGGGCTAGGAGATGGAAGAATTGTCAGAATAACAGACAAAGAAGTTGTACCCATTACCCGTACTGGTAAAGATTgtg AGGGAATATTTGAAGAACATATATGTGGACGGCCCTTGGGAATGACTTTCAATAAAGAAGGTCGCCTTTTTGTTGCTGATGCCTATCATGGACTTTTTAGTATTGATATAAATACAg GTAAAAAGGTCAATATTTTGCCTTCAAAAACTATTGTTGAGGATTTGCCCCTGACTCTTCTGAATTCTTTGACTTTTGATGACAAGGAAGAAAATCTTTATATTACTCAGTCAAGTTCTCGATGGAATATCAGTCATGTTATTGTGAGCATTATTGAGCATGATACTTCAGGCCG attgcTTAAATTCAACATGAAAACAAAAAAGGTGTCAGTTTTATTGAAAGATCTTGCCTTCCCAAATGGTGTAGTTTTAAGTcatgataaaaatgcattattagtTGCTGAAGGAATGCAAAATAAAGTCTTTAA ATATCACATCGGTGGACCCAAAAAAGGTTTAAATGAAGAGCTTTCTATGTTGTTACCTGGTGAGCCTGACAACTTAAAGCGTAGTAAAAATGGTTACTGGGTTACTGTGGCAACTGCCCGCTCTCAGGAAAATCCTACTTTGCTGGATCGATTTAGTGATAAACCTTTCTGGCGAGCTTTGCTTCTTCATATTCATAGATTAACTACTTTACCCATAAGTACTGTTTTGAAATTTGTGCCAGATAAACGAGCTAAAGAAATAGGCTTTGag CTCCTCACTGGTCGTTTGATAGCAGATTATTTATTGGACTATGGACTTGTCCTGGAATTCGATGACAAGGGAAATATCTTAAGAAGTTTCCACTCCCCATCTGGAAAAATCACTCACCTTTCTGAAGCATTTGAACACAATGGTTACTTGTATCTTGGATCCTGGAGAAATAAGTATCTTGGTAGATTAAAGCTGTGA
- the LOC129976112 gene encoding uncharacterized protein LOC129976112 isoform X1, whose translation MAAEFHRKTAALFEEFKKRELHFLNTEVNLNSTVSWKNSIDSPLQEYLQKINKREQETEKNYKDLMRQMEELGKRTDQMTMKLEKLNALRNVALSSNISTWPTTEDTYDRPFQSYYTNTLFQTTPRILSSGAAGSNFPSRIQPDISVSNHSFLHSSSKPNYNSVTTQTEYIFCDNCNFPLILNSDMPVSNLNFSSKTSNRTISKESEQNLSHNFAGTQENVDFPRETVVTKTIIENRKSIPKSNYNFSDAQVNDHEDSMFMNERTSSGMAEVSLKEQELINRHLEKRMSKNYIDNTVTSELTNEPVQKRMSEGYSDNVVTDELTNMSVQKRMSENYIDNVDIEEPENVQFQKRMSESYIDNVDIEESANVPVQKRMSESYIDNAVTGDYVTHTEEKQYVEIQDSDLLSNDGNFEQTISKSDDESMQREFDFLESDKSPKKQSLHQVSANNQMIEGITYNERYETNQPEANYHTQSHTNQSLKVQEISGNGKKIEGASSKDSIYSTGLPTPSAHFENASIVSESDSLSEETPLTATAAYQALLGNVSVNKPKQKSAPISDSETEDEIENALANAVRRTSHIAFDAAVLDSKAEKRKESIPENKTEKNTKPIDSISSTRPQNKLSKNTRKVLGLDTSSGSEVELEVKSPANKIEEESDEFDFYD comes from the exons ATGGCAGCTGAATTCCATCGTAAAACAGCtgctttatttgaagaatttaaaaagag agAACTTCATTTTTTGAATACTGAGGTGAATTTAAATAGCACTGTGAGTtggaaaaa cagtATTGACTCACCTCTCCaagaatatttgcaaaaaataaataaaagagagcaAGAAACTGAAAAGAATTATAAAGATTTGATGAGACAAATGGAAGAATTAGGTAAAAGAACTGACCAAATGACTATGAAATTGGAGAAACTTAATGCATTAAGA aatgtgGCTCTAAGCTCAAATATTTCTACCTGGCCTACTACTGAGGACACTTATGATAGGCCTTTCCAGTCTTACTACACTAATACTTTATTTCAGACTACTCCTAGAATCTTATCTTCAGGAGCTGCAGGTAGTAACTTTCCGTCAAGAATTCAGCCTGACATATCTGTCAGTAATCATTCATTTCTGCATTCATCCTCTAAACCTAATTATAACTCAGTAACTACTCAAACAGagtatattttttgtgataattgcAATTTTCCATTGATTCTGAATTCAGATATGCCAGtttcaaacttaaatttttcttccaaaacttCTAATAGAACTATTAGCAAAGAAAGTGAACAGAATCTATCTCATAATTTTGCAGGAACTCAAGAAAATGTAGATTTTCCAAGGGAAACTGTTGTAACAAAAACTATTATAGAAAATCGCAAGTCAATTCCTAAATCAAATTATAACTTTTCTGATGCTCAAGTAAATGATCATGAGGATTCTATGTTCATGAATGAAAGAACATCATCTGGAATGGCAGAAGTCAGTTTAAAAGAACAAGAATTAATAAATAgacatttagaaaaaagaatgtcCAAGAATTATATTGATAATACAGTTACAAGTGAATTGACAAATGAGCCAGTTCAAAAAAGAATGTCTGAAGGTTATAGTGATAATGTAGTTACAGATGAATTAACAAATATGTCTGTCCAAAAAAGAATGTCAGAGAATTATATTGATAATGTAGATATAGAAGAACCAGAAAATgtacaatttcaaaaaagaatgtcAGAGAGTTATATTGATAATGTAGATATAGAAGAATCAGCAAATGTACCAGTTCAAAAAAGAATGTCAGAGAGTTATATTGATAATGCAGTTACTGGTGATTATGTTACTCACACTGAAGAAAAACAATATGTTGAAATACAGGATAGTGATTTACTATCAAATGATGGAAATTTTGAACAGACGATTTCAAAAAGTGATGATGAAAGTATGCAGCGTGAATTTGACTTTCTGGAATCTGATAAAAGTCCAAAAAAGCAATCTTTGCATCAAGTGTCTGCTAATAATCAAATGATTGAAGGTATAACCTATAATGAAAGATATGAAACTAATCAACCAGAAGCAAACTATCACACTCAGTCACATACTAATCAGTCATTGAAGGTTCAGGAAATCTCTGGAAATGGTAAAAAGATAGAAGGAGCTAGTAGTAAGGATTCAATCTATAGTACAG GTCTTCCTACTCCATCTGCTCACTTTGAAAATGCTTCAATTGTCTCAGAATCGGATAGCCTTTCAGAAGAGACACCTTTGACTG CAACTGCCGCTTACCAAGCATTGTTAGGTAATGTCAGTGTCAATAAACCTAAGCAGAAAAGTGCTCCAATCTCTGATTCCGAAACTGAAGATGAAATTGAAAATGCTCTGGCTAATGCTGTTAGAAGAACTAGTCATAT tgcGTTTGATGCAGCTGTCTTAGATtcaaaggctgagaaaagaaaagaaagcattcCAGAAAACAAAACCGAAAAGAATACAAA ACCTATCGATTCCATTTCTTCTACCAGACctcaaaataaactttcaaagaaTACTAGAAAAG TCTTGGGTTTAGATACATCGTCTGGATCCGAAGTGGAATTAGAAGTAAAAAGCCCTGCCAACAAAATTGAAGAAGAGAGTGATGAATTTGATTTCTATGATTAA
- the LOC129976112 gene encoding uncharacterized protein LOC129976112 isoform X2, protein MAAEFHRKTAALFEEFKKRELHFLNTEVNLNSTVSWKNIDSPLQEYLQKINKREQETEKNYKDLMRQMEELGKRTDQMTMKLEKLNALRNVALSSNISTWPTTEDTYDRPFQSYYTNTLFQTTPRILSSGAAGSNFPSRIQPDISVSNHSFLHSSSKPNYNSVTTQTEYIFCDNCNFPLILNSDMPVSNLNFSSKTSNRTISKESEQNLSHNFAGTQENVDFPRETVVTKTIIENRKSIPKSNYNFSDAQVNDHEDSMFMNERTSSGMAEVSLKEQELINRHLEKRMSKNYIDNTVTSELTNEPVQKRMSEGYSDNVVTDELTNMSVQKRMSENYIDNVDIEEPENVQFQKRMSESYIDNVDIEESANVPVQKRMSESYIDNAVTGDYVTHTEEKQYVEIQDSDLLSNDGNFEQTISKSDDESMQREFDFLESDKSPKKQSLHQVSANNQMIEGITYNERYETNQPEANYHTQSHTNQSLKVQEISGNGKKIEGASSKDSIYSTGLPTPSAHFENASIVSESDSLSEETPLTATAAYQALLGNVSVNKPKQKSAPISDSETEDEIENALANAVRRTSHIAFDAAVLDSKAEKRKESIPENKTEKNTKPIDSISSTRPQNKLSKNTRKVLGLDTSSGSEVELEVKSPANKIEEESDEFDFYD, encoded by the exons ATGGCAGCTGAATTCCATCGTAAAACAGCtgctttatttgaagaatttaaaaagag agAACTTCATTTTTTGAATACTGAGGTGAATTTAAATAGCACTGTGAGTtggaaaaa tATTGACTCACCTCTCCaagaatatttgcaaaaaataaataaaagagagcaAGAAACTGAAAAGAATTATAAAGATTTGATGAGACAAATGGAAGAATTAGGTAAAAGAACTGACCAAATGACTATGAAATTGGAGAAACTTAATGCATTAAGA aatgtgGCTCTAAGCTCAAATATTTCTACCTGGCCTACTACTGAGGACACTTATGATAGGCCTTTCCAGTCTTACTACACTAATACTTTATTTCAGACTACTCCTAGAATCTTATCTTCAGGAGCTGCAGGTAGTAACTTTCCGTCAAGAATTCAGCCTGACATATCTGTCAGTAATCATTCATTTCTGCATTCATCCTCTAAACCTAATTATAACTCAGTAACTACTCAAACAGagtatattttttgtgataattgcAATTTTCCATTGATTCTGAATTCAGATATGCCAGtttcaaacttaaatttttcttccaaaacttCTAATAGAACTATTAGCAAAGAAAGTGAACAGAATCTATCTCATAATTTTGCAGGAACTCAAGAAAATGTAGATTTTCCAAGGGAAACTGTTGTAACAAAAACTATTATAGAAAATCGCAAGTCAATTCCTAAATCAAATTATAACTTTTCTGATGCTCAAGTAAATGATCATGAGGATTCTATGTTCATGAATGAAAGAACATCATCTGGAATGGCAGAAGTCAGTTTAAAAGAACAAGAATTAATAAATAgacatttagaaaaaagaatgtcCAAGAATTATATTGATAATACAGTTACAAGTGAATTGACAAATGAGCCAGTTCAAAAAAGAATGTCTGAAGGTTATAGTGATAATGTAGTTACAGATGAATTAACAAATATGTCTGTCCAAAAAAGAATGTCAGAGAATTATATTGATAATGTAGATATAGAAGAACCAGAAAATgtacaatttcaaaaaagaatgtcAGAGAGTTATATTGATAATGTAGATATAGAAGAATCAGCAAATGTACCAGTTCAAAAAAGAATGTCAGAGAGTTATATTGATAATGCAGTTACTGGTGATTATGTTACTCACACTGAAGAAAAACAATATGTTGAAATACAGGATAGTGATTTACTATCAAATGATGGAAATTTTGAACAGACGATTTCAAAAAGTGATGATGAAAGTATGCAGCGTGAATTTGACTTTCTGGAATCTGATAAAAGTCCAAAAAAGCAATCTTTGCATCAAGTGTCTGCTAATAATCAAATGATTGAAGGTATAACCTATAATGAAAGATATGAAACTAATCAACCAGAAGCAAACTATCACACTCAGTCACATACTAATCAGTCATTGAAGGTTCAGGAAATCTCTGGAAATGGTAAAAAGATAGAAGGAGCTAGTAGTAAGGATTCAATCTATAGTACAG GTCTTCCTACTCCATCTGCTCACTTTGAAAATGCTTCAATTGTCTCAGAATCGGATAGCCTTTCAGAAGAGACACCTTTGACTG CAACTGCCGCTTACCAAGCATTGTTAGGTAATGTCAGTGTCAATAAACCTAAGCAGAAAAGTGCTCCAATCTCTGATTCCGAAACTGAAGATGAAATTGAAAATGCTCTGGCTAATGCTGTTAGAAGAACTAGTCATAT tgcGTTTGATGCAGCTGTCTTAGATtcaaaggctgagaaaagaaaagaaagcattcCAGAAAACAAAACCGAAAAGAATACAAA ACCTATCGATTCCATTTCTTCTACCAGACctcaaaataaactttcaaagaaTACTAGAAAAG TCTTGGGTTTAGATACATCGTCTGGATCCGAAGTGGAATTAGAAGTAAAAAGCCCTGCCAACAAAATTGAAGAAGAGAGTGATGAATTTGATTTCTATGATTAA